The following nucleotide sequence is from Streptomyces pactum.
ATCTCGGTGACCCGCTCCGGTTCGACCAGCACGATGTCGAGCATCCGGTCCGCCCGGTCTCCCCGCGACCGGGCGCGGCGTCAAGGGGGTGCGGCCGACGGCCGGCCTGCCGGGTCGTGCGGTGCAGGACAGTGGCGCCCACTCGTCGAGGCCGCCGCGGATGTGCGCTTGGAGGCGTGGGGGGCGTCAAGGCCCACGGCCTCGCTCGGTACACGGTGATGAGCGGGTTCTTGCCCCGCCACCGGGTATCGGGGGCACCCTGGGCCTGGGCGCCGGGTTCCTGACGTCCGCGCCGGCGATCATCGGCCTTGTCCGGGTGGCCACGCCGCACTCCCCGGCCTCGGCGCCCTGCGGCCGCTCGGCCGGTTCGCGGTGTCGCCGGGTGCAGCTCCTCATCGCCGGCGCTTGCGAGAGCGGGGCCCGGGGGCGGGGTGGGGGTGCTTCGCGGCTTCCTCCAGGGCGTGGAGCACGTTGCGGAGAGCGGGTTGGGACAGGGTGCCCTCGCGGATGGCCGCGTGGATGGTCCTGACCGGTTCCGGGCGCCGGACCCTGCGCAGGGCGACGCCGGTGCGGCGCCCTGCGACACCGAGCCGAGGGATGAGTGCGACCCCGAGGCCGGCGGCGACGAATCCGAGTGCGGTGGCGTAGTCCTCGCTCTTCGCCACGAAATTGGGGCTGAACCCTGCCGCGGCGCACGCATTGAGCATGACGTCCAGACAGGGCCCCGGCGGTTCGCTGCCGACCCACGGCTCGCCGGCGAGGTCGGAGAGGTCCAGTAGGCGTTGTGCGGCGAGCGGGTGGTCGGCGGGGAGCGCGGCGAGGTATGCGTCGTCGAGCAGGTGGATCAGGTGGATGCCCTGCCGGCCGCTGTCGTCGCGAGGCCGAACCACGATCGCCAGGTCCGCGTCGCCGCGCTCGACCTCGGCCAGTGGCTCTTCGGGGTCGATCAGTTTGAGGTCGATCTGGACGCCTGGATGCTCGCGGCGGAGCCTGGCCAGTGCGGGCGCGACGAGTGCGGGGCCGACCGAGGTGCCGTACCGGATGGCCAGTCTGCCGGTGCGTCCGGCTTTCAGGTCGGCCAGCGCGGTTTCCGCCTCGGCGATGTTCTGGCTGATGATCGCGGTGTGCTGGGTGAGCAGCCGGCCCGCCGCCGTCGGCCGTACGCCGCGTCCCACCCGTTCCAGCAGCGCGATCCCGGTCTCCTTCTCCAGCGCCGCCACCTGCTGGCTCACCGCGGAGGGCGTGTAGCCCAGGTGCGCCGCGGCGGCGGTGACCGATCCGCTGGTGACCACAGCCCGCAGTATCTGCATCCGTCTCACATCAAGCATGTACCTCAGCTTAACGATGGTGCAGGATTTTTTGATTGTGCTTATGTGTTGGCTCGCGGCATCGTTCCCTCGACGGAAGACCGGTGAGGAGGTCCGAGCGTGAGCGGTGCCGCGGGCAGAACGAGGGCGTGGGCCCGGATAGGGGCGCTCGCCCTGCTGTGGGGGTCCACCTTCCTGTGGATCGAACTGGCCCTGGAGGCCCTCTCCCCGGTACAGGTCACCCTGGCCCGCTGTCTGCTCGGCACCGCCACGCTGCTGGTGCTGTGTCTGAGGGCGGGGCGGCGTCTCCCCCGTGAGCGCGCCGTGTGGGGCCGCGTCTTCGTGGCGGCCTTCTGGTGCAACGCGCTGCCGTTCGCGATGTTCAGCGTCGGCCAGCAGACCGTCGACTCCGGCGTGGCCGGGGTACTGAACGCGACGACGCCGCTGTGGTCCCTGCTGCTCGGTATCGCCCTCGGCACGGAGCGCGGGGTGCGCCCGGTGCGTCTGGGCGGCCTGCTGCTGGGGTTCGGCGGAGTGGTGCTGATCTTCGCTCCCTGGCAGGGAGCCGGGATCATCAGCTGGGGCGCCCTCGCCATCGTCGCCGCCGCGGCGAGCTACGCGATCGGCTTCGCCTACATGGGACGCAACCTCGTCGGCGGCGGACACCCGACCATGTCCCTGTCCGCGGCACAGCTGGTCGCCGCGTCCTTCCTCACCGCCCTGAGCCTGCCGGCCGGTGGCCTGGCGCCGGTCCACCCGGACCGGGCGGGCCTGATCGCGGTGGTGATCCTGGGGATCTTCGCCACCGGGATCACCTTCCACCTCACCTACCGGATCATCGCCGACGAAGGGGCGACCAACGCCGCGGCCGTCGGCTACCTGCTACCCGTGGTTTCGGTGGGACTGGGCGCCCTCGTACTCGGCGAACCCTTCAGCCTCCGGATCGCCGCGGGAATGGTGATCGTCCTCCTGGGCGTCGGCATGACGCGTCAAAAGACGCCGGCTACGGCGTCATCGGCCCGCACGCCGCCCATTTCCGTCACGGGCAGTCAGAGCCGGCCGACGTTCCCGTTCCACCGAACCGCCGGAGAGACGGCCGGAGATCCGTCGGAGAAACCCGGAGGGGAAAACCTCCGGAGAACAGGACAGTGACGTGACCACCCTTACCGTGTCCACCACCACCGCGGCGGCACAGCCCGCGGATTGTGTCGTGATCGGCGTCGCCACAGGCCCCTCGGGGCCGGCCCTGGGGGCCGGCGCGGAGGCCGTGAGCGAGGCGTTCGGCGGCGGGCTCGCCGCGACGCTCGGCTCCCTCGGTTTCACCGGCGCCGAAGGGGAGACGCTCAAGCTGCCGGCCCCGGCGGACCTCAACGCCGAGGTGGTGCTCACGGTCGGCCTGGGCGAGGCCGCCGACGACGGTACGCCCACCACGGAGGCGCTGCGCCGGGCCGCCGGTGTGGCCTCCCGCGCCCTGGCCGGTACCGGACGGGCCGCGCTGGCTCTACCGGCCGGCACCGCCGAGGCGGCGGAGGCGGTGGCGCTCGGCGGACTCCTCGGCTCCTACGCCTTCACCACCTACCGTGCCCCGGGCGGGCGCGAGGCCCCCGTCGGCGAACTGGTGATCCCGGCGACGGAGGAGACCCGGGACGAGGTGGAGTCCGGTGTCCGGCGCGGCACCGTGATCGGTGAGGAGATGAACCGCTCCCGGGACCTGGTCAACATGCCCGCGAACCACCTGACACCGGAGACCTTCGCCGACACCGTGCGGGCGGCCGGCGAGCGGTACGGGCTCGACGTCGAGGTGCTGGACGAGCAGGCCCTCGCCAAGGAGTCCTTCGGAGGCATCCTCGGCGTCGGCCAGGGCTCGGTGCGGCCGCCACGCCTCGTCAGGGTCGCCTACACCCACCCGGCGGCGCGGGCGACCCTCGCCTTCGTCGGCAAGGGCATCACCTATGACTCCGGCGGCATCTCGCTCAAGCCGGTCGGCTTCAACGAGATCATGAAGCGGGACATGTCCGGTGCCGCTGCCGTGTTCGCCGCCGTGGTGGCCACCGCCCGGCTCCGGCCGCGGGTGAACATCACCGGCTGGCTCGCCCTTGCCGAGAACATGCCGTCCGGCTCGGCGACCAGACCGGGCGACGTGCTGCGGATGTACGGCGGCACGACCGTCGAGGTGCTCAACACCGACGCCGAAGGACGCCTGGTGCTCGCCGACGCCCTCGTCCGCGCGGGCGAGGAGCAACCGGACGCCATCGTCGACGTGGCCACGTTGACCGCAGCGATGAAGATGGCCCTGGGCCACCGCATTTTCGGCGTCATGTCCGACGACGCCGCCTTCCGCGACCAGGTCCTCGACGCGGCCGGGCGTGCCGGGGAGGAGGCGTGGCCCCTGCCGCTCCCGGAGCACCTGCGGGAGAGCCTGAACTCCCCGGTGGCCGAGATCGCCAACACCGGTGAACGGATGGGCGGCGGTCTGGTGGCCGGTCTCTTTCTGAAGGAGTTCGTGCCGAGCGGTGTCCCCTGGGCCCATCTGGACATCGCGGGGCCGGCGTTCCACGAAGGCGCACCCTACGGGTACACCCCCACGGGCGGCACCGGTTCGGCGGTGCGCACCCTGGTGCGGCTGGCGGAGGACGCCGCGGCCGGCGTGCTCAACCGGCCGGGGACGCACCGGTGAGCCGCCCCGCTCCGGCCCTCCGCCGGGTGACGGCGCCTGCGGCCCCCGCCCCGTTCGGTCACTACGCGCAGGCCACCGTCACCCCGGACGGCACCCTTTGGGTGTCGGCGCAACTGCCGGTCGGAGGGGCCGTAACTGCCGGCTCTCCGGTCGCGGAGCAGACGCGTCAAGCTCTCGCCAACGTCATGTCCATCGTGGAGGCCGCAGGGAGTCGGGCCGATTGGGTGACGAGGGTCACCCTCTACCTCACGGACGTCTCGGACTGGACCTCGGTCGACGCCGTCTTCGGTGAGGTGTTCGGCTCCCATCGCCCGGCCCGGTCCGTACTCCAGGTGGCGGGGCTGCACCACGGGTACCGCGTGTCCGCCGAAGCGGTCGGCTGGTGCGTCCGATGACCGCCCGCAGCCCGGGACTGTGCCCGGCAGCAGCAGGATCCGGCCCGCAACCAGGCGCGCGGACCGGCCCAGGAGCGGCCTCGGGGACGCACCCACGGGGTGCCACCCCCGTACCGGCGCCCCGTTCAAGGGCCGCAGGGAGGAGACCCACGGCGATGAGAGTCCTCTACCAGGTCGATGCCTTCACCCGGACACCGTTCACGGGAAACCCCGCAGGCGTGGTACTGGGCGCGGACGGCATGTCCGAAGCCGAGATGCTCGCTGTCGCACGGGAACTCAACAACTCCGAGACGGCCTTCGTGCTCCCCGCCGACGCCGCCGACCACGACGTGCGCGTCCGCTTCTTCACCCCGACCACCGAGGTGCCCACCTGCGGCCACGCCACCGTGGGGGCGCACTTCGCCCGGGCGGTGGAGTACGGCCTGCCGTCGTGCTCGCTGCGGCAGAAGACCGGTCGCGGGCTGATCCAGGACGTGGAGATCCACCGGGACGGGGGCCGGGTGAGGATCGGCATGCGCCAGGGGGCGGCGGAGTTCGGGCCGGAGCTGAACGGCGCTCAGGTGGACCGGCTCCTGCGGGCCCTGGGAGCCGGCCTCGGTGACCTGGCGGAGAACGGCCCCGTCCAGGTCGTGTCGACCGGCCATTCCAAGGTGCTCGTGGAGTTGCGCGACCGCGCCGTCCTCGACGCGCTGCGGCCCGACCCCTTCGCGTTGACCTCACTCAGCCATGAGGTCGGCAGCAACGGCTTCTTCGTCTTCACCCGGTCCACCACCCGAAGCGGTCCACTCACCTGGTCCCGGATGTTCGCACCGGCGATCGGCATCACCGAGGACCCGGTCACCGGCAACGGACACGGCCCGCTCGGCGCGTACCTGGTGCGGCACGGCCTCGTGCCCGCGACGGACGGGCGGCTGGTCTTCACCGGCCGGCAGGGGATGGCGATGGGACGGCCCGGCGACGTCCGGGTACACGTCGAGGTACGGCCCGGCGGCACACTCGCGGTGTCCATCACCGGCGACGCGGTGACCGCGTTCCGGGCCGAGATGGCGCCCCACGCGGCCACCGGGACCGGCCACTGAAAGCCACCGATCCGGGCCGGTGCCCCACAGGGTGGGGCGTGGGCAAGGGCGCGCCGGATCGTGACGCCCCTGGGACTCCTCCACCGGACACAGCGCCGACGGGCGTCCCGTTGTGTGGGTGGCTTCCCCATCGGCCCTTGCTGGGAAGGGACGACGGCCGGGGTGACTGGTCGCGGGGCACCGGCGATGGCGCCTACAGGGCGCGCAGCAGGAACTGGGTGGTGGTGTAGCTGCCACTGGAGCAGGTGTGGCTCTGCTGGGTGGCCGTGTAGGTGAACCCGGACGGCACGGAGCAGGCCCACATGCCGGTCACGGGCTTTTGGAGCAGATACTGGGTGGTCGTGTAGCTCCCGCCGGCCGAGCACGTGTGGCTGCTCATGACCGCGGTGTGGGTGTAACCAGGCATGGTGGTGCAGGCCCAGAGGTTGTCGGCGGGCGGCTGGACGTAGAACTCGGTGGTCCGGTAGCTGCCGCCTGAGCAGGCGTAAGAGCTCTGGGACGAGGTGTACGTGTATCCGGACGGGACGGAGCAGGCCCAGAAACCCGAGGTGGCCCGGGCGGCCCCGGTGGCCCCTGCGGTGTCGGCTTCGGGGGCTTCCGCGATGGTCCTGGTTCCGTCGGCCGGGGCGGCGGCGGCAGGGACGGTCGCCGCGGCGAGGGCGAGGGCGACCGTCGCCGTAGCGGTGAGCAGCGTGCGAGGTACACGGAAGGTCGTACGCGGCATGGCGGGCACTCCTGAGTGGGTTCGTCCATCGGGCAGAGCCAGCGGGTGGGGGGCCGACCGGGGGTCTGGCCCGTGCCCCGGCCGCCGCAGGGCGCGCGCCGGAAGACTGTCAGGGGCACGGCCCCCCGGCAAGACCTGTGCCGCGCGGCCCGCTGTCTTCCAGCCGCCGTCGGCGCCCCGGCTGACCTGCGGGCCGACTGCGGTACACCGCCCTGCCAGGGCGTTCGGTACGGGCGGAACGGCCGGGTCCTCCGCTGAGGCCGGCCGTACAGGTCAACCCGACCGGGGCGTCGCAGCGGGCCTCCAGGTTGGCCGCCGTCGGGCCAATCAAGGAGCGGCAGGACGTCGTTTCGGTTGGTGAGGCGGTGGTAGCTGACGAGCGCTGCGGCGATGCCGACGAAGGCGAGGAAGTGCTCGGCCTCTTTCACTCCTAGCGCCGGTGCAGCCTTCGGCATCCGGCCAGCCAGGCGGGAGTGGCCGTCGACGGCTCGGTGGATGGAGCTGTGGCCGGTCATCGGAGCGCAGCTCCGCACCCGGTGACGGCGGCGGCCTGACGGTTGCGGTCACCGGCCGTCCTGCCGACGGCTCGCCCTCCCGCCGCCGTCGGGGGACGTTGCCGCCGAAGATGAGATGGTCGACAACGGCCTCGCAGAGGCGGGGGTCGGTGAAGGTCTTGGCCCGACCGCTGCAACTCCTCCAGCTCGGTATCGAGCAGGGTCTGCCGCAGCAGGTCCGGGCACCGGGCGGACGGTCCGGTGCCCTTCCGCGGCAGGCGGGAGCGGCTATCGCCAGGTCGGCGAGCCGCTCATCCGTCCCATGCGCGTATCCGCGCGGTGGGCATCCGGCCCGGACCCGGCCGCGGCCACTCCGCCGCCCGGTCATGCCGGCTGTGGCCCCGGGGGTCCCACTGCCGCTCTCGCCGCTTCCACGAACGCGGCGACGGCCGGATGGGCGCCCCCGCCCGCGCGGAAGGCGACCCTGGACCGGCGGAACAACGGCAGCCGGGTCAGCACCACGCCCTCGGGGCGCTGTGCCGTGGCCATCGCCGGCACGAACCCGGCTCCCTGGCCGGTGGCAGCCAGGGCCAGCACCGTGCGGAAGTCGTTGACCTGGTGGCGGATCCTCGGTTGGAACCCGGCCGCCTGGCAGGCACGCACGGCCATCGCGTGACCGGTCGTCCCCTCCCGTGCGGTGATCCACGGCATCTCGGCGCAGGGCCGGAGCAGCTCGGCCAGCGTGCCGCCGCGACCGGTCGGAGCGGTTGCGTCACCGCTGACCAGGTACATCGGCTCTTCCAGGAGGGGCACCTCGTCCACCGAGGCGTCGGGGGATGCGGGAACGAAGTCGTAGTCGTGGACGAGTGCGACATCGAGTTCACCGGCTCGCAGACCGTCGGAGACGCGCGCGGAGTCGATCTCCTGCACCATCGGTTCCAGCGCGGGATGTCGCCGGGCCAGCTCCGCCAGGGCGACAGCCACGATGGTGTGGCCGCCGGAGGGAAACGTCCCGATGCGCAGCGGGCCGCCGACGCCTTCCCGGGCGCCGGCCAGTTCGGCGACCGCCAGCTCCAGGCGCTGCAGCACCGCGTCGGCGTGTGCGACGAGGGACCGGCCCGCCGGTGTGAGGACCACCCGTCTGCCGCTGCGTTCCAGCAGGGCAACGCCTGCCTCGCGTTCCAGCACACCCAGTTGCTGGGAGACGGCGGATGCCGTGAAGGACAGTGCCTGGGCCACGGCCGCGATCGTGCCTCGCCGGTCGAGCTCGCGGAGCAGATGGAGACGACGTACATCGAGCATAAGCCGAGCTTAGGCATGACGTCAGAAATCAGAAATAGATCTACAGGGTCGGGGTCAGCCAGAGTGGAGCCATGACGCCCGATCCGTTCTTCACCGGCCTGTACGTCCCCCTGGTCACCCCGTTCACCGACGACCTGCAGCTGGCTCCCGAGCCCCTGGCCCGACTCGCCGACGAGGCGCTGGCGGCCGGGGCCTCCGGGCTGGTCGCCCTGGGCACCACCGCGGAAGCGGCCACGCTGACCTCGGCGGAGAAGCGGACCGTCGTGCGCATCTGCGCGGACGCCTGCCGGGCCCACGGCGCCCCGCTCATCGTCGGGGTCGGCACCAACGACACCGCCTCCGC
It contains:
- a CDS encoding LysR family transcriptional regulator, which codes for MLDVRRMQILRAVVTSGSVTAAAAHLGYTPSAVSQQVAALEKETGIALLERVGRGVRPTAAGRLLTQHTAIISQNIAEAETALADLKAGRTGRLAIRYGTSVGPALVAPALARLRREHPGVQIDLKLIDPEEPLAEVERGDADLAIVVRPRDDSGRQGIHLIHLLDDAYLAALPADHPLAAQRLLDLSDLAGEPWVGSEPPGPCLDVMLNACAAAGFSPNFVAKSEDYATALGFVAAGLGVALIPRLGVAGRRTGVALRRVRRPEPVRTIHAAIREGTLSQPALRNVLHALEEAAKHPHPAPGPRSRKRRR
- a CDS encoding DMT family transporter, with the translated sequence MSGAAGRTRAWARIGALALLWGSTFLWIELALEALSPVQVTLARCLLGTATLLVLCLRAGRRLPRERAVWGRVFVAAFWCNALPFAMFSVGQQTVDSGVAGVLNATTPLWSLLLGIALGTERGVRPVRLGGLLLGFGGVVLIFAPWQGAGIISWGALAIVAAAASYAIGFAYMGRNLVGGGHPTMSLSAAQLVAASFLTALSLPAGGLAPVHPDRAGLIAVVILGIFATGITFHLTYRIIADEGATNAAAVGYLLPVVSVGLGALVLGEPFSLRIAAGMVIVLLGVGMTRQKTPATASSARTPPISVTGSQSRPTFPFHRTAGETAGDPSEKPGGENLRRTGQ
- a CDS encoding leucyl aminopeptidase gives rise to the protein MTTLTVSTTTAAAQPADCVVIGVATGPSGPALGAGAEAVSEAFGGGLAATLGSLGFTGAEGETLKLPAPADLNAEVVLTVGLGEAADDGTPTTEALRRAAGVASRALAGTGRAALALPAGTAEAAEAVALGGLLGSYAFTTYRAPGGREAPVGELVIPATEETRDEVESGVRRGTVIGEEMNRSRDLVNMPANHLTPETFADTVRAAGERYGLDVEVLDEQALAKESFGGILGVGQGSVRPPRLVRVAYTHPAARATLAFVGKGITYDSGGISLKPVGFNEIMKRDMSGAAAVFAAVVATARLRPRVNITGWLALAENMPSGSATRPGDVLRMYGGTTVEVLNTDAEGRLVLADALVRAGEEQPDAIVDVATLTAAMKMALGHRIFGVMSDDAAFRDQVLDAAGRAGEEAWPLPLPEHLRESLNSPVAEIANTGERMGGGLVAGLFLKEFVPSGVPWAHLDIAGPAFHEGAPYGYTPTGGTGSAVRTLVRLAEDAAAGVLNRPGTHR
- a CDS encoding RidA family protein yields the protein MTAPAAPAPFGHYAQATVTPDGTLWVSAQLPVGGAVTAGSPVAEQTRQALANVMSIVEAAGSRADWVTRVTLYLTDVSDWTSVDAVFGEVFGSHRPARSVLQVAGLHHGYRVSAEAVGWCVR
- a CDS encoding PhzF family phenazine biosynthesis isomerase, which codes for MRVLYQVDAFTRTPFTGNPAGVVLGADGMSEAEMLAVARELNNSETAFVLPADAADHDVRVRFFTPTTEVPTCGHATVGAHFARAVEYGLPSCSLRQKTGRGLIQDVEIHRDGGRVRIGMRQGAAEFGPELNGAQVDRLLRALGAGLGDLAENGPVQVVSTGHSKVLVELRDRAVLDALRPDPFALTSLSHEVGSNGFFVFTRSTTRSGPLTWSRMFAPAIGITEDPVTGNGHGPLGAYLVRHGLVPATDGRLVFTGRQGMAMGRPGDVRVHVEVRPGGTLAVSITGDAVTAFRAEMAPHAATGTGH
- a CDS encoding LysR family transcriptional regulator; the encoded protein is MLDVRRLHLLRELDRRGTIAAVAQALSFTASAVSQQLGVLEREAGVALLERSGRRVVLTPAGRSLVAHADAVLQRLELAVAELAGAREGVGGPLRIGTFPSGGHTIVAVALAELARRHPALEPMVQEIDSARVSDGLRAGELDVALVHDYDFVPASPDASVDEVPLLEEPMYLVSGDATAPTGRGGTLAELLRPCAEMPWITAREGTTGHAMAVRACQAAGFQPRIRHQVNDFRTVLALAATGQGAGFVPAMATAQRPEGVVLTRLPLFRRSRVAFRAGGGAHPAVAAFVEAARAAVGPPGPQPA